From the genome of Ovis aries strain OAR_USU_Benz2616 breed Rambouillet chromosome 5, ARS-UI_Ramb_v3.0, whole genome shotgun sequence:
AAATTTATCCAGAATAAGAGAAAGAGTTTTCTTTACCTGCTCAAGCTTTATAGAGTTTGGTCTGGAAAGGCCTTTGCCTGTTGGGCAAAGACCAGAACTAGCATTGAAGTGTGCCCATTGGATTAATTAAAAAACTGATAACATTAAGCCCAAGAGTAATGAACAAATTATGacctaaaagaaaacagagatgggGCTTGCCTCATTCAGTATCAGAATGCACAATAAAGATCAAACCATATAGAAAAGCACAGGAAAGACATCTTCTACTGTCTCATATAACACATACATAACTTTTGtcatattttctatgtttttatttttgaattgttGAGTTTGCGAcctttacttatttttctcttgggGTATTAAATCTGTATGGTTTTTCACATCATACACATATCACTGCTTCTGTCCTTGGAAATAAGAtgtgtttctttctccttttttcctgggCATCAAAGAGATATAGCTGAAGTTGGAAGGTTGCTAATCCAAGGAAGCTTTTCTTCATCAAATTGTTTTGGGGATGATTTTAATTTCTTAGATCCTTTcccttcattttatttctccctCACATTTCATGTTTCTTTAAATACAGGGCAGAAAGCGGCTGTAGCTAAAAGGAACCCCAACTTTATTATTCCCCCAGAAGTTTATGATCTGGAATTTATGGGTGCCATTTAAACATTGTTTATGAGAGAATTAATCTGATCTGACTAGTTGGAGTGGTTACCACCCCTGGCCTAAGGAGGGCGGCTCTGGTTGAGAAATTCAAGACAGAAACACAGCCCAGAAGCCATGGCGTGTCTGTGCATTGTGGAGTGGGAGCAGGTCTTAAAGCACAGGCACCGGGTGGGACTCATACATTAAGGTGATATAGTAAGGTGACAGAGGCCAGAACTCAATCAAAGACAGTACTGAGACTAGGATCTGCTTTAATTCACAGGAAGTCTTTGCAACTAAAACCATAAAGTGCTGGGAACAATGTGAAAGGAGGGATTCTCTGTGGACTGAAGTGTCAGCTCTAGCTGGGAGGCCACCTTGTTCCTCAGCATCCCTGACACCATCTCTGTGAATCACTACCCCTCTTGATTATCCCTCTGCCCCGCTggctttctcatttgcctttgaACATGTGGAACCAGCATCTTCCTCAGGTCCTTTGCAGTGGCAATTCCCTCTGCCAGACACACACTTCTCCTGGTATCTCACTAGGTACTTCTGTCTCTTCCTTGACATCTCTTCAAATAACCCCTTGTTTGCAGCCCTTGCAACTTGGTATAAAATAATGCCACCTACTATTCTCTCCTTtatacatgtttttgttttcttcataacACCTGTCACCTTCTAACATATTCTATGTTTATTTGAATATCATCTTTCACCATCCTTGGATTGTGGGAGATTTGTTTTTAAGCACCTCTACTTATTCTCTGTATGGCTTCGGACAAGTTTGCTCTCAATATGtatctcaaatgcatgaaagaatTTCTCATTAAAACTGTAAACACATGAATCATTTGGAAATATACTGAGAATGGGACAAAAATTTCTACTCAGAGGTGAAATGGAGTTTAACTTCATGGAGAATTTATCTACATACAACATAGTAACGTCAATTTCATGCCAACAAAATTGAAATTATAGTGTTTCGGTGATGTGAGTTGTGTCTGTTTGGGTGAAAATTCTtcatgctattttcttttttcccaatagGCACCTTCATCACATGGAGCCAGGGAACAAAACACAATTCCCagaatttcttcttctgggactttcaGAGGGAACAGAATTGCAGCCCCTCATCTTTGGGCTTTTCCTCTCCATGTACCTGATTACTGTGTTTGGAAACCTACTCATCATCCTAGCTGTCAGCTCAgactcccacctccacacccccatgtacttcttcctctccaacctgTCCTTTGTAGACATCTGCTTAACCTCCACCACCATCCCGAAGATGCTGCAAAGCACTCAGACACAGAGGAAAGTCATCACCTATGAAGGCTGCATCGTCCAGGTGTATTTTTACTTACTCTTTGCCGGATTAGATGACCTCCTCCTGactgtgatggcctatgaccggtatgtggccatctgccaccCGTTGCACTACACCGTCATCATGAGCCCCTGGCTCTGTGGACTGCTAGTGCTGCTGTCCTGGGTGTTGAGT
Proteins encoded in this window:
- the LOC101107278 gene encoding olfactory receptor 7A10-like, with product MYLITVFGNLLIILAVSSDSHLHTPMYFFLSNLSFVDICLTSTTIPKMLQSTQTQRKVITYEGCIVQVYFYLLFAGLDDLLLTVMAYDRYVAICHPLHYTVIMSPWLCGLLVLLSWVSVVSLFYCSALGVYLSFTAPHSSHTSAIASVMYTVATPMLNPFIYSLRNKDIKRALKRFFGMETFRKGPFTSG